One window of Triticum dicoccoides isolate Atlit2015 ecotype Zavitan chromosome 5A, WEW_v2.0, whole genome shotgun sequence genomic DNA carries:
- the LOC119303555 gene encoding RNA pseudouridine synthase 7-like isoform X2: protein MAGALAGAGIVWQTPANPPEAQDYIFRNGRRYVRPYYFEFISHAKNRWAGKTIVDLFTDEFKGRPREYYVHAVKCGRLQVDEQMVEEDYIVKSSQKISHFLHRHEPPVLGGNIVILQNEVDVVTVCKPASVPVHPCGQYRKNTVVGIMEAEHGLTPLFPVHRLDRLVSGLLIFAKSAERAECFRQQIEANLLQKEYVAKVVGVFPEGEQTVDANVNFNAREGRSTVEVSNGPGKALPSGKQACTKFQRICTDGNHSIVLCKPVTGRTHQIRVHLKHLGYPIANDELYVSGDFCPRSSKGTSIHRATSLACSLPSSDPGNGAEADLEFGIDPMCTNCPNLAPVGYDGDEEGLWLHCVRYTGPDWCYECPYPDWASLDNVSGKKMKSDVPPEN from the exons ATGGCGGGGGCGCTCGCGGGAGCCGGGATCGTGTGGCAGACGCCGGCCAACCCGCCCGAGGCGCAGGACTACATCTTCCGCAACG GGCGGCGCTACGTGAGGCCCTATTACTTCGAGTTCATCTCCCAT GCGAAGAACAGATGGGCTGGGAAGACCATTGTAGATCTCTTCACGGATGAATTCAAGGGGCGGCCCCGTGAATACTAT GTTCATGCAGTGAAGTGCGGGAGGCTTCAGGTGGATGAGCAAATGGTTGAAGAAGACTATATTGTGAAATCATCACAAAAGATAAGCCATTTCTTGCACAG GCACGAGCCACCAGTCTTGGGTGGTAATATTGTAATCCTTCAGAATGAAGTTGATGTTGTAACTGTTTGCAAACCGGCATCTGTTCCA GTTCATCCCTGTGGACAGTACCGTAAAAACACCGTAGTAGGCATTATGGAGGCAGAACATGGATTGACGCCCCTATTTC CTGTGCATCGGTTAGACCGGTTAGTTTCAGGTCTACTTATATTCGCTAAAAGTGCTGAGCGAGCAGAATGTTTCAGGCAACAG ATAGAAGCTAATTTGCTGCAGAAAGAATATGTAGCCAAAGTTGTTGGTGTATTTCCTGAAGGCGAG CAAACTGTTGACGCTAATGTAAACTTCAATGCACGGGAAGGAAGGAGCACTGTTGAG GTTTCTAACGGTCCTGGTAAAGCCCTCCCAAGTGGAAAACAAGCATGCACCAAGTTTCAGAGGATTTGCACTGATGGGAACCACAGCATTGTCTTGTGCAAACCTGTCACTGGCCGAACTCACCAG ATACGGGTGCATCTAAAACACCTTGGTTACCCAATAGCTAATGATGAGCTCTATGTTTCGGGGGATTTTTGTCCGCGTTCATCAAAGGGGACGAGTATCCATAGGGCAACCTCACTAGCGTGCTCATTGCCATCATCAGATCCTGGCAACGGTGCTGAAGCTGATTTGGAATTTGGTATTGACCCAATGTGTACGAATTGTCCAAATCTCGCTCCTGTCGG TTATGATGGCGACGAGGAGGGACTATGGCTGCATTGTGTGCGATATACTGGCCCCGATTGGTGCTATGAATGCCCATATCCTGACTGGGCATCCCTTGACAATGTGTCAGGGAAGAAAATGAAGTCTGATGTACCACCAGAAAATTAA
- the LOC119303555 gene encoding RNA pseudouridine synthase 7-like isoform X1 — MAGALAGAGIVWQTPANPPEAQDYIFRNGRRYVRPYYFEFISHAKNRWAGKTIVDLFTDEFKGRPREYYVHAVKCGRLQVDEQMVEEDYIVKSSQKISHFLHRHEPPVLGGNIVILQNEVDVVTVCKPASVPVHPCGQYRKNTVVGIMEAEHGLTPLFPVHRLDRLVSGLLIFAKSAERAECFRQQIEANLLQKEYVAKVVGVFPEGEQTVDANVNFNAREGRSTVEPQVSNGPGKALPSGKQACTKFQRICTDGNHSIVLCKPVTGRTHQIRVHLKHLGYPIANDELYVSGDFCPRSSKGTSIHRATSLACSLPSSDPGNGAEADLEFGIDPMCTNCPNLAPVGYDGDEEGLWLHCVRYTGPDWCYECPYPDWASLDNVSGKKMKSDVPPEN, encoded by the exons ATGGCGGGGGCGCTCGCGGGAGCCGGGATCGTGTGGCAGACGCCGGCCAACCCGCCCGAGGCGCAGGACTACATCTTCCGCAACG GGCGGCGCTACGTGAGGCCCTATTACTTCGAGTTCATCTCCCAT GCGAAGAACAGATGGGCTGGGAAGACCATTGTAGATCTCTTCACGGATGAATTCAAGGGGCGGCCCCGTGAATACTAT GTTCATGCAGTGAAGTGCGGGAGGCTTCAGGTGGATGAGCAAATGGTTGAAGAAGACTATATTGTGAAATCATCACAAAAGATAAGCCATTTCTTGCACAG GCACGAGCCACCAGTCTTGGGTGGTAATATTGTAATCCTTCAGAATGAAGTTGATGTTGTAACTGTTTGCAAACCGGCATCTGTTCCA GTTCATCCCTGTGGACAGTACCGTAAAAACACCGTAGTAGGCATTATGGAGGCAGAACATGGATTGACGCCCCTATTTC CTGTGCATCGGTTAGACCGGTTAGTTTCAGGTCTACTTATATTCGCTAAAAGTGCTGAGCGAGCAGAATGTTTCAGGCAACAG ATAGAAGCTAATTTGCTGCAGAAAGAATATGTAGCCAAAGTTGTTGGTGTATTTCCTGAAGGCGAG CAAACTGTTGACGCTAATGTAAACTTCAATGCACGGGAAGGAAGGAGCACTGTTGAG CCACAGGTTTCTAACGGTCCTGGTAAAGCCCTCCCAAGTGGAAAACAAGCATGCACCAAGTTTCAGAGGATTTGCACTGATGGGAACCACAGCATTGTCTTGTGCAAACCTGTCACTGGCCGAACTCACCAG ATACGGGTGCATCTAAAACACCTTGGTTACCCAATAGCTAATGATGAGCTCTATGTTTCGGGGGATTTTTGTCCGCGTTCATCAAAGGGGACGAGTATCCATAGGGCAACCTCACTAGCGTGCTCATTGCCATCATCAGATCCTGGCAACGGTGCTGAAGCTGATTTGGAATTTGGTATTGACCCAATGTGTACGAATTGTCCAAATCTCGCTCCTGTCGG TTATGATGGCGACGAGGAGGGACTATGGCTGCATTGTGTGCGATATACTGGCCCCGATTGGTGCTATGAATGCCCATATCCTGACTGGGCATCCCTTGACAATGTGTCAGGGAAGAAAATGAAGTCTGATGTACCACCAGAAAATTAA